Proteins from one Pontibacter korlensis genomic window:
- a CDS encoding TlpA family protein disulfide reductase has translation MTRRRTFWTAYAVGFAVAAVIAIFAVSMLNKLVPPQVNWQVLQLTTLDGESVSLNEYRGKPLLVNVWATWCKPCLAEMPAINELQQNYPDEISIVTVSDEDTGKLLKFRERHPYTFTYLRATTPLAEQSLTVFPTTYLLDGQGNVEAIYIGAQSWSSTNFIEKILSLN, from the coding sequence ATGACCAGAAGAAGAACGTTTTGGACAGCCTATGCGGTGGGGTTTGCAGTGGCTGCTGTTATAGCCATATTCGCCGTCTCTATGCTTAATAAACTGGTGCCACCACAGGTAAACTGGCAAGTATTACAGCTGACAACGCTGGATGGAGAATCGGTAAGCCTGAATGAATACAGAGGCAAACCGCTACTGGTAAATGTATGGGCTACCTGGTGCAAGCCCTGCCTAGCAGAAATGCCAGCCATAAACGAGCTACAGCAAAACTACCCAGATGAGATTTCTATTGTAACAGTGTCGGATGAGGATACAGGGAAACTGCTTAAGTTCAGAGAGCGGCACCCCTACACCTTTACTTACCTTCGCGCCACAACACCACTGGCAGAGCAATCGCTCACGGTATTCCCTACTACTTACCTGCTCGACGGCCAAGGCAACGTAGAAGCAATTTACATAGGCGCCCAGAGCTGGAGCAGCACCAACTTTATAGAGAAGATCCTGTCATTGAACTAG
- a CDS encoding tetratricopeptide repeat protein, which produces MNHSHYHVLGISQTASAQEVKAAYKRLAIKYHPDKNPGNELAEEMFKQVNAAYQILSNPSKRALYDLRLQYQREQHHRAVMHHQPRRYEDRHYTTREPAGVSERHYKKRQSKSSSFSRKDWYITMAFAGGLILFSLLLKTVMDHIAGEDKYKTALTYIADGKYSSAHRLLTDAIHFKPDKAAAYEARAMIELDVYENYNSALQDLNKTIALQEQPSAQVYYMRGRSLQQLAKYRQAEEDLTKALELNQKLWKAYLKRGEVRLFYLQDYEASITDLTTFLRSSNPGPDQVDALTFRGFAYYKRGQLEQSEQDYRAGLIADKENGRLYYLLARTELERQQEDSACVHFSKAYELGYSAALLELRAKCQP; this is translated from the coding sequence TTGAATCACAGCCACTATCATGTATTAGGTATAAGCCAAACGGCCTCAGCGCAGGAGGTAAAGGCAGCATATAAGCGGCTAGCTATTAAGTACCACCCGGATAAAAACCCCGGCAATGAGCTTGCTGAGGAGATGTTTAAACAGGTGAATGCCGCTTACCAGATCCTGTCTAACCCGAGCAAGCGGGCCCTCTACGATCTTCGCCTGCAGTACCAGCGCGAGCAGCACCATCGTGCCGTTATGCACCACCAGCCACGCCGCTACGAAGACAGGCATTATACTACCCGTGAGCCTGCCGGTGTGTCGGAGCGGCACTATAAGAAGCGTCAGTCAAAGAGCAGTAGCTTCTCGCGCAAAGACTGGTACATAACAATGGCTTTTGCGGGTGGTCTTATTCTCTTCAGCCTGCTGCTTAAGACCGTGATGGACCACATTGCTGGCGAAGATAAATATAAAACAGCCTTGACCTATATAGCAGATGGTAAATACAGCAGTGCGCACCGCCTGCTGACTGACGCCATACATTTTAAGCCAGACAAGGCTGCCGCTTATGAGGCACGGGCCATGATAGAGCTGGATGTTTACGAGAACTATAACTCCGCGTTACAGGACCTGAACAAGACCATTGCACTGCAGGAACAGCCGTCAGCACAGGTGTACTATATGCGTGGGCGCAGCTTGCAGCAGCTGGCAAAGTATAGGCAGGCAGAGGAAGATCTTACCAAGGCGCTGGAGCTGAATCAAAAGCTGTGGAAAGCATACCTGAAGCGGGGCGAAGTGCGGCTTTTCTACCTGCAGGATTACGAGGCTTCTATCACCGACCTTACTACCTTTCTTCGAAGCAGTAACCCGGGGCCAGACCAGGTGGATGCACTTACCTTTAGGGGATTTGCTTATTATAAGCGGGGACAGTTGGAGCAGTCGGAACAAGATTACCGCGCCGGGTTAATTGCGGACAAAGAAAATGGCCGCCTCTATTACCTATTGGCTCGTACTGAACTGGAGCGACAGCAGGAGGACTCGGCTTGTGTGCATTTCTCAAAGGCGTACGAACTTGGCTACAGCGCTGCCCTGCTGGAACTGCGCGCAAAATGCCAGCCCTAG
- a CDS encoding geranylgeranylglyceryl/heptaprenylglyceryl phosphate synthase, translating to MPFKNNRPNTPSKTGRKHFAVLLDPDNLTEASCLNLIALSETHPVDFFFVGGSLVTSQNQSDIIYLLKKHTNIPVILFPSSSQHIDAKADGILLLSLISGRNPDFLIGQHVISAPALKASQLQVYPTGYMLIDTGRQTTASYMSGTTPIPYDKPAIAACTAMAGELLGLQYIYMDGGSGALKPVSAEMIAAVREAVELPLIVGGGISSTEKAAAALEAGADVIVVGNHIEKNPGFLAEVSSLIASYNLTLDVHR from the coding sequence ATGCCATTTAAGAACAACCGCCCAAATACACCATCAAAAACAGGCAGGAAGCACTTTGCCGTGCTGCTCGACCCCGACAACCTAACAGAGGCTTCCTGCCTGAACCTTATCGCTCTTAGCGAAACTCATCCTGTAGATTTCTTCTTTGTTGGCGGCAGCCTTGTCACTTCACAAAACCAAAGCGACATCATTTACCTGCTGAAGAAGCACACTAACATACCTGTTATACTTTTTCCAAGCAGTAGCCAGCACATCGATGCCAAAGCCGATGGTATACTCTTGCTCTCACTTATTTCTGGTCGCAACCCTGATTTCCTGATTGGGCAGCACGTTATTTCTGCGCCTGCACTTAAAGCCAGTCAGCTACAAGTATATCCTACCGGTTATATGTTGATTGACACTGGTCGCCAGACAACAGCATCGTACATGAGCGGTACCACACCTATCCCTTACGACAAGCCTGCTATTGCCGCCTGCACTGCCATGGCCGGCGAGTTGCTGGGCCTGCAGTATATTTACATGGACGGTGGCAGCGGTGCTTTGAAACCTGTTTCGGCAGAGATGATTGCTGCAGTGCGCGAGGCTGTGGAGCTGCCACTTATAGTGGGTGGAGGCATAAGCTCCACTGAGAAAGCCGCTGCAGCCCTGGAGGCCGGAGCCGATGTGATTGTGGTAGGTAACCACATAGAAAAAAACCCCGGCTTTTTGGCCGAGGTCTCTTCTCTTATTGCTTCGTATAACCTAACCTTAGATGTTCATCGCTGA
- a CDS encoding (Fe-S)-binding protein — MEENKRLVKVPTMAEMAANGEEPEILFWVGCAGAFDDRYKRVTRAFVQILEHVGVKYAVLGTEESCTGDPAKRAGNEFLFQMQAITNIEVMNAYNVKKIVTACPHCFNTIKNEYPDLGGNYEVIHHSTFLQQLINDGKVRVQGGEAFKGKRVTFHDSCYLGRANDIYEAPREVLAALDADLVEMKRSRANGLCCGAGGAQMFKEPEPGKKDINIERTEEALATLGSGKGVIATACPFCMVMMNDGVKNKEQEESVKVFDIAELIAQAEGLSK, encoded by the coding sequence ATGGAAGAGAATAAAAGATTAGTAAAAGTACCTACCATGGCCGAGATGGCTGCAAATGGAGAAGAGCCAGAGATTTTGTTCTGGGTTGGCTGTGCTGGTGCTTTTGACGACCGTTATAAGAGAGTAACCCGTGCCTTTGTGCAGATACTGGAGCATGTTGGTGTAAAGTATGCTGTGCTGGGTACAGAGGAAAGCTGCACCGGAGACCCTGCCAAGCGTGCTGGCAATGAGTTCCTGTTCCAGATGCAGGCAATCACTAACATTGAGGTAATGAATGCCTACAATGTAAAGAAGATTGTAACAGCTTGCCCTCACTGTTTCAACACCATCAAAAACGAGTACCCAGACCTTGGCGGTAACTATGAGGTGATACACCACTCTACGTTTCTGCAGCAGCTGATTAACGATGGAAAAGTACGTGTACAAGGAGGTGAAGCCTTCAAAGGAAAACGCGTTACTTTCCATGACTCCTGCTACCTGGGCCGCGCTAACGATATTTATGAGGCGCCACGCGAGGTGTTGGCTGCCCTGGATGCCGACCTGGTAGAAATGAAACGAAGCCGTGCCAACGGCCTGTGCTGTGGTGCTGGTGGTGCCCAGATGTTTAAAGAGCCTGAGCCAGGTAAAAAAGACATCAACATAGAAAGAACTGAGGAGGCCTTGGCTACATTAGGTTCGGGTAAGGGTGTTATAGCCACTGCCTGCCCGTTTTGCATGGTAATGATGAACGACGGCGTAAAGAACAAGGAGCAGGAGGAAAGCGTAAAAGTCTTCGATATTGCCGAACTTATCGCGCAGGCAGAAGGGCTGAGTAAGTAA
- a CDS encoding AraC family transcriptional regulator: MEDYNKIIESLGVRFIKAKNLVLQQPFTVRNYYDVGNNLILLHKGSIFFGDEEQVVEEGELLFIPGGRSTKVTYGPTGEGKSITNDDLITNREKFFRSNNDLDLIGDAEESHSYVSFEAKVFDSVNFFASLDLPAFLISNNTKLANLVIKVVEENMQELPGKERLIGLYTEQIVVEIVRHILKNRMFVEQLATNSTYFKDPRLIDLFNYIKENLGGDLSNKVLSNVANVSEDYVGQYFKMLTGINPQDYIEYQRMERAVFLLRTTKKSIREIGKEVGYKDTAYFCRRFKMMFGIPAGKMRRRESAMNI; this comes from the coding sequence ATGGAAGATTACAATAAGATTATTGAATCGCTTGGGGTGCGATTCATTAAGGCTAAAAATCTGGTGTTGCAACAGCCGTTCACGGTGCGCAATTACTACGATGTAGGTAACAATTTGATCCTGCTACATAAGGGCAGTATCTTTTTTGGTGATGAGGAGCAGGTGGTAGAAGAAGGGGAACTTCTATTCATTCCTGGTGGCCGAAGCACAAAAGTTACCTATGGCCCAACTGGTGAGGGTAAGTCTATCACCAACGACGACCTGATTACGAACAGAGAGAAGTTCTTCAGAAGTAACAACGACCTGGACCTGATAGGTGATGCAGAAGAGAGCCACAGCTACGTGAGCTTCGAAGCAAAAGTATTTGACTCGGTTAACTTCTTTGCATCGCTGGATCTGCCGGCATTCCTGATCTCTAACAACACAAAGCTTGCCAATCTGGTGATCAAAGTGGTTGAAGAGAACATGCAGGAGCTACCTGGTAAAGAGCGCTTGATTGGCCTTTACACAGAGCAGATTGTGGTGGAGATTGTTCGTCACATCCTGAAGAACAGAATGTTCGTGGAGCAGCTGGCTACAAACAGCACATACTTCAAAGACCCTCGCCTCATCGACCTGTTCAACTACATTAAGGAGAACTTGGGTGGCGATCTGTCTAACAAGGTGCTTTCTAACGTGGCTAATGTGTCTGAGGACTATGTAGGTCAGTACTTCAAGATGCTGACTGGGATCAACCCTCAGGATTACATTGAGTACCAGCGTATGGAGCGTGCGGTGTTCCTGCTACGCACTACCAAGAAGAGCATCCGCGAGATTGGTAAAGAAGTTGGTTACAAAGACACTGCTTACTTCTGCCGTCGCTTTAAGATGATGTTTGGTATACCTGCCGGTAAGATGCGTCGCCGTGAATCAGCGATGAACATCTAA
- a CDS encoding (Fe-S)-binding protein, giving the protein MIGIENIIFLIVAAVGIGLFVWQIRKIRKNVLMGRDVELTDNPSERINKTLLVAFGQQKMFKRMLPAVLHLFVYVGFIVINIEVLEILIDGIFGTHRVLGFVGPLYSGLMAINEILAALVIVSCAIFLWRRNVTKVPRLWKGPELRAWPKLDANIILITEIVLMLALFVFNIADLKRVQLAGEEVVGAYPISRFFVDIFGNDPEQLYTIAKVGWWFHILGILAFMNYLPSSKHFHIIMAFPNVYYSKLLPKGKFTTNPAITHEIKAMLDPSYQPPAPEVDAEGNPVIQRFGAKDVEDLTWKQLMDSYTCTECGRCTAVCPANVTGKLLSPRKIVMDTRDRMEEKGEHPAIFAPNHYKELGEERVETTDEKTLLRGYITPEELWACTTCNACVEACPVNIDQLSTIMDLRRFLVLEESAAPSSLNAMFTNIENNGAPWAFSPADRFNWAEDLYVPSKN; this is encoded by the coding sequence GTGATAGGAATTGAGAATATTATCTTTTTGATTGTGGCTGCCGTTGGCATCGGATTGTTTGTATGGCAAATCCGCAAAATCCGCAAAAACGTGCTGATGGGCCGCGACGTGGAGCTAACAGATAATCCATCGGAACGCATTAACAAAACCCTGTTAGTGGCTTTTGGGCAGCAGAAAATGTTTAAGCGTATGCTGCCGGCTGTGCTGCACCTGTTCGTGTATGTTGGTTTTATCGTGATTAATATTGAGGTGCTGGAAATTCTGATCGACGGTATTTTCGGCACACACCGTGTGCTTGGCTTTGTTGGCCCTTTGTACAGCGGGTTGATGGCAATAAATGAAATACTGGCCGCTCTGGTTATTGTCTCCTGCGCTATCTTCCTGTGGAGACGCAATGTGACTAAAGTGCCTCGGCTATGGAAAGGTCCTGAGTTACGTGCCTGGCCAAAGCTGGATGCTAATATTATTCTGATCACTGAAATCGTGCTGATGTTGGCGCTGTTCGTGTTTAACATAGCCGATTTGAAGCGAGTACAGCTAGCTGGCGAAGAAGTGGTAGGTGCTTACCCGATTAGCCGTTTTTTTGTTGATATCTTCGGTAACGATCCGGAACAGCTTTACACAATAGCCAAAGTTGGTTGGTGGTTCCATATCTTGGGTATACTGGCTTTCATGAACTACCTGCCTAGTTCCAAGCACTTCCACATTATCATGGCCTTCCCGAATGTGTATTACTCTAAGCTGCTGCCAAAAGGTAAATTCACTACTAATCCGGCCATCACGCATGAGATAAAGGCGATGCTGGACCCAAGTTACCAGCCACCTGCGCCTGAGGTGGACGCCGAAGGCAACCCGGTAATCCAGCGCTTTGGTGCCAAAGACGTGGAAGACCTGACCTGGAAGCAGCTGATGGATTCTTATACTTGTACCGAGTGCGGGCGCTGTACTGCTGTTTGCCCGGCTAACGTAACTGGCAAGCTGCTGTCGCCGCGTAAGATTGTGATGGATACCCGAGACCGCATGGAGGAAAAAGGGGAGCACCCGGCGATATTTGCACCGAACCACTACAAAGAGCTAGGCGAGGAGCGGGTAGAGACAACCGATGAGAAAACCCTGCTGCGCGGTTACATAACTCCAGAAGAGTTGTGGGCCTGCACTACTTGCAACGCCTGCGTAGAAGCTTGCCCAGTAAATATTGATCAGCTGTCTACCATCATGGATCTGCGCCGCTTCCTGGTGCTGGAGGAATCTGCTGCGCCATCGTCTCTGAACGCTATGTTCACGAATATTGAGAATAACGGTGCCCCATGGGCCTTCTCTCCAGCAGATCGTTTCAACTGGGCCGAAGACCTGTATGTACCAAGTAAAAATTAG
- a CDS encoding phage holin family protein, with amino-acid sequence MALEQDNGTRERNPHLMENLMGYIDTRIDIIRLEIQEKLKAAFVGTIHGILLGVIAFMVLIFVNIFLGLLLNHLLDSSFWGFGIVALFYIILLVILVVGLDKKVFQGVADRAFDNTIYKSDKREKHI; translated from the coding sequence ATGGCTCTAGAACAAGATAACGGAACCCGCGAACGCAATCCCCACCTCATGGAGAACCTGATGGGGTACATTGATACCCGCATAGACATTATACGTCTGGAGATACAGGAAAAGCTGAAGGCTGCCTTTGTGGGCACCATACACGGCATTTTGCTAGGGGTTATTGCCTTCATGGTTCTCATCTTTGTTAATATTTTTCTGGGCCTGCTGCTTAACCACCTCCTCGATAGCTCCTTCTGGGGCTTTGGCATTGTGGCGCTCTTCTACATTATACTTTTAGTGATACTTGTAGTAGGACTGGACAAGAAAGTGTTCCAGGGTGTGGCTGATAGGGCATTTGACAACACCATTTATAAATCAGACAAACGAGAGAAACATATATGA